From a region of the Calliphora vicina chromosome 4, idCalVici1.1, whole genome shotgun sequence genome:
- the LOC135958087 gene encoding uncharacterized protein LOC135958087: MYKTIRHGENSLQYTILPQNDDFRLEGKIKASSAGCSGSVIKKIKAKKPKKRSFFAYLGLLFVCTVIIGAVLVPFLVSAECLPNPTEWFLKTKNAFSNKPVELKENVPTHLSSQNNILLNKGNLALNVGKPVKIINKDGVEKFILKVNKSLTTEATKIISDNSATNKDMENSSKIPPESVTKMVSPEVNEQISITHLSANEASVIHTTQSPLINETPAAATLKSLPPLTTLSDNVIAATAATTTTIMTALLNRPLSSASMPNVPRASLQSALNQNQNSNSSSTQPTITTRIMQVPLLKSTAKKPAIPPVLVKNLSPIQPTPDTNNLNDILPAKTLANNLNGKETVNSDWIHSHWPYIDPSTYFQWNGYKTEDSVLLPALLGFALIGVILIITVCLVARNKRTIVTSVRKRNRNDLEETGAEDNTTLLTNTNLSDDD; the protein is encoded by the exons ATGTATAAGACCATAAGGCACGGTGAGAATAGTTTGCAATATACTATACTGCCGCAAAACGATGATTTCCGGTTGGAGGGCAAAATTAAGGCCAGCAGCGCCGGTTGCAGTGGTTCggttattaagaaaattaaagctaaaaagcCTAAAAAAAGATCCTTTTTTGCCTATTTGGGTTTGCTGTTTGTGTGCACGGTTATCATAGGTGCGGTGTTGGTGCCTTTTCTAGTCTCCGCCGAATGTTTGCCCAATCCCACGGAATGGtttctaaaaaccaaaaatgctTTTAGCAATAAACCTGTAGAACTCAAGGAGAATGTGCCCACTCATTTGAGTAGTCAAAATAATATCTTGCTCAATAAAGGCAATTTGGCTTTAAATGTGGGTAAACCggtgaaaattatcaataaagATGGTGTGgaaaagtttattttgaaagtaaataaatcCCTTACCACAGAGGCAACCAAAATTATAAGCGACAACTCAGCTACTAATAAAGACATGGAAAATTCCAGTAAAATTCCCCCGGAAAGTGTTACCAAAATGGTTAGCCCCGAAGTAAATGAACAAATCTCCATAACCCATTTATCAGCAAATGAGGCCAGTGTTATACACACCACACAATCCCCACTCATTAATGAAACTCCTGCTGCTGCTACCCTAAAATCATTACCACCTCTAACCACTTTAAGTGATAATGTAATAGCTGCTACTGctgccaccaccaccaccatcatGACAGCTCTGCTAAATCGTCCTTTATCCTCAGCCTCTATGCCCAATGTACCAAGAGCTTCATTGCAATCGGCattaaatcaaaatcaaaactcTAATAGTTCTTCTACCCAACCCACCATAACTACGCGTATTATGCAGGTGCCTCTTTTAAAGTCGACCGCCAAGAAACCAGCCATACCACcagttttagttaaaaatctCTCACCTATACAACCTACTCCTGACACAAATAATCTAAATGATATTCTACCCGCTAAAACCttagcaaacaatttaaatGGCAAGGAAACAGTTAATTCAGATTGGATCCATTCACATTGGCCCTACATAGATCCTTCCACATATTTTCAATGGAAT GGCTATAAAACTGAGGATAGTGTTTTATTGCCTGCCCTTTTGGGTTTCGCTTTAATTGGTGTCATTCTCATAATCACTGTCTGTTTGGTGGCACGCAATAAGAGGACAATAGTTACATCGGTGAGGAAACGTAATCGTAAT